The Cellulomonas shaoxiangyii sequence GAGGGTTTGCCGTTTTCGCTGACAAGTCAGACATTAGCCCGTTCTCATGGCCCGGGGAAGTGTTCCAGGTCACGTGACCAGGACAGCCGCTCATTTCACCCGTTCGGCGTCCGGGCGTCGGCACCCGCCAGGGTCCGAGGTCCCGCGGATGCCGACGCGCCCCCGGCCGACGAGCGGTCCGGGGGCGCGCGACCTGCCAGGTCAGCGAAGGTGTGGCGTCAGCGGAACGCGTCCTTGACGTTCTCGCCGGCCTGCTTGACGTTGGCCTTCGACTGGTCCTTGTGGCCCTCGGCCTCGAGGTGCTCGTCGTCGGAGGCCTTGCCCAGGCCCTCCTTGGCCTTGCCCTTGGCCTCCTCGGCCGCGTTCTTGATCTTGTCGTCCAGACCCATGACAGCCTCCTTCTCGATTCCGTCCCGCCGACGGTATGCCGGGTGCGGTACCCCCGCAATCGGGGGCAGACCGGCGATCGGGTGGAGCAGCCGGGCCGGGCAGTCGGGCC is a genomic window containing:
- a CDS encoding CsbD family protein — encoded protein: MGLDDKIKNAAEEAKGKAKEGLGKASDDEHLEAEGHKDQSKANVKQAGENVKDAFR